CGCGTCCGGTGGGTACGGGCACCTGATGCGCGTGGCGGGAGGAGGGCGAACGTGAAGCTGCGCAAGGGGAAGGTGATTCCCCGCGACGATGGGAAGCGCATCGAGGAGTTCGTGGGCGCGGCGACGACGGGCACCGACTCGGTGTCGGTGGCGCGCATGCTGGCGCCGCCGGGCTGGAGCGAGCCGGCGCAGAAGCCCGAGTTCGACGAGGTGGTCATCGTCCTCAAGGGCGAGCTGACGCTCGTGGTGGACGGCCGGCGCCAGCTCATCGAGCAAGGGGAGATGGGCCTGGTGCCCCGGGGCCGCCGGGTGGTGTACCGCAACGATGGGCAGGGCGCGTGCGACTACTATTCGGTGTGCGCACCGGCCTTCCGGGTGGAGCTGGCGAACATCGAGCAGGCCGAGGAGGAGCCCCAGGAGAACCGGGTGACGGTGCAGGTGGCGCATCCCCAGGGCAAGCGCTTCTCCAAGCAGGTGACGGAGCTGGCCGAGACGTTCCTGGAGAAGCTGGAGCTGTCCGGGTGCGAGCTGTCCATCTCGCTGGTGGGCGACCATGCCATCCGCCGGCTCAACCGCACCTGGCGCAAGAAGGACAAGGCGACGGACGTGCTGAGCTTCCCCGCGGGCGAGGCCCCCAAGGGCACGCCCGGGCCGAGGCAGCTCGGCGACGTGGTCATCTCCCTGGACACGGCGAAGCTCCAGGCCCGGGAGTACGAGCGCACCCTCGAGCAGGAGGTGGCGCGCTACCTGGCGCACGGCCTCTTGCACCTGTTGGGGCACGACCACGAGCGGCCCAAGGACGCGCAGAAGATGGCGCGCGCCGAGGAGCGCCTGCTGGGCGCCAGCGGCATGGTGGGGGACGCGGTGGCCCCCCGGGCTCGCAAGCTCATGACGTGAGACGGACGGGTTGAGTCGGGCGGCGCGCGTGATAGGTAGGTGCGAATGTCCCGCCTCGCCTCATCGATGCTCTGTCTGCTCGGCCTGTTGCTGACCGCCCTTCCGGCGTCCGCGCAGGAGCTGCCTCCCTGGGGAACCGGGGAGAGCCGGGGGGAGGACTTGTCCGTCTATCTGGTCACCTTCGGGCCCGGCGACGACGTGCCGTCCTGGTTCGGCCACGGCTCGCTGGTGGTGGAGGACCAGAAGCTGCGCCAGTCGCGCCTCTACAACTACGGCATGTTCTCCTTCGACGAGCGCATGCTCCTGCGCTACGCGATGGGGCGGCTCGAGTTCTGGGTGGACGACGCGAACCCCGCGGCCGTGTTCCGCTTCTACCGCTCGATCAACCGGGACGTGCGGTTGCAGGAGTTGAACCTGGCGCCCGCGCAGAAGGTGGAGCTGGGACGGCTGCTGGCGGAGAACGTGCTGCCGCAGAACCGCAACTACCTCTACCACCACTACAACGACAACTGCGTGACGCGGCTGCGCGATGCGCTCGACAAGGTGCTGGGAGGTCAGCTGCACGCCGCGGCGAGCGGCCCCGGGCGGATGACGCTGCGCGATCACACGCGCCGCTACACGGCTGTGGGCCCGCCCATGAGCCTGCTGCTCGACTTCCTGATGAACGACGAGATCGACAAGCCCACCACGCGCTGGCAGGAGGCGTTCCTGCCCGACGAGCTGGAGCGGCAGGTGGCGGAGTTGCAGGTGCTGGGAGAGGACGGCCAGCGTCACCCCCTGGTGGCCCGGTCCTTCACCCTCTACGCGGCGCAGGGCCGTCCGGCCACGCCCGCGCAGCCGCCGAACTATGCCCCCGTCCTGCTGCTGCTGGGGCTCGTGCTGGGTGGCCTCGCGGTGGGGCTGGCCCTGTGGGAACGGCGCACGGGTGGGCGGGCGCCCCGCGTCCTGCTCGGCCTGCAGAACGTCCTGGTGGGCCTGGTGGTGGGGATTCCGGGACTCGCGCTGTTCATCATGTGGCTGGGCACGGACCACACGGTGACGTACCGCAACGAGAACCTGTTCCTGGCCAACCCGCTCACCGTGCTGGCGCTGCCCCTGGGCTTCCAGTGGATGCGCGGCTCGCCGCGGGCGCGCGAGAGGATGTGGCGGTTGTGGGTGGTGCTCGCGGCCCTGGGCGTGCTGGGGCTGGTGCTCAAGGCGCTGCCCCTGTTCGATCAAGACAACTGGCGCCTCATCGCGCTGCTCCTGCCCGTGTCGGTGGGCATGGCGGGTGCGATGACGCTGGGGCGCTCCGTGGTGGCGGTGCGACAGGCGTCCCCACCCCTGGCGCCCACCCTGAAGGCTTCTGGCAACTGACTGGTAGGAGGACACAACATGGCGAACGACTCGATGGAGAAAATCGGCGGGCTTCGCGAGCGTCTGATGGCGCTCAGGGGGCATCTTTGACCTCGATCGCAAGAGGTCTCGCATCGCGCTGATCGAGCGCGAATCCACGCTGCCCACGTTCTGGGACGACAACACCAAGGCCCAGGCGATGCTCAAGGAGAAGTCCACGCTGGAGGCGAGCGTGGGCTCCTTCGAGAAGGCGCTCCGGGGCCTGGACGACGCGCAGACGCTGCTGGAGCTGGCGGCGGAGATGAACGACCCGGCCAGCGCGCAGGAGGCCGAGGACTCGCTCGGCGCCGTCGAGGCGGACATCGCCAAGCTGGAGCTGGCGCGGATGCTCTCCGGCGAGCAGGACCGGTCGTACTGCTTCATGGACATCAACGCGGGCGCGGGTGGCACGGACTCCATGGACTGGGCCGCCATGCTCATGCGCATGTACACGCGCTACTGCGAGCAGCGCGGCTGGAAGGTGGAGATCAACGACTCGCAGGAGGGCGAGGAAGCCGGCTTCAAGAACGTCTCGCTGCGCATCGAGGGCGAGTACGCCTACGGCTACCTCAAGGCGGAGGTGGGGGTGCACCGGCTGGTGCGCATCAGCCCCTTCGACGCCAACGCGCGCCGGCAGACGGCGTTCGCCTCGGTGGACGTGTACCCGGAGGTGGATGACTCCATCCAGATCGACATCCCGGAGAAGGACATCGAGCTGAAGTTCATCCGGGGGGGCGGCGCGGGCGGTCAGAAGGTCAACAAGACCTCGTCCACGGCGCAGCTGCGCCACCTGCCCACCGGCATCATCATCACCTGCCAGACGGAGCGCTCGCAGTCGGCCAACAAGGACATGGCGTTCAAGATCCTCCGGGGCCGCCTCTACGAGCTGGAGATGAAGAAGCGCGAGGCGGAGCGGGACGCCGCCGAGGCGCAGAAGAAGGACATCTCCTTCGGCTCGCAGATCCGCTCGTACGTGCTGGCGCCCTATCGCATGGTGAAGGACCTGCGCACGGGCGTGGAAACGGGCAACGTGGACGCGGTGTTGGACGGAGAGCTGGAGTCGTTCGTCACCGCCCAGTTGATGGGGGTGAAGAACCCCAACCGCGCGGCCTCCGAGTAGCCCCTCGCCACCGGGCGGGGAACCTTTCCGCGGCCTCGTTGTCCAAGGCCGCGGGAAGCCAGGGGAGTGGGGTGGAGCCGTGCGCGGGACAGGCCGCGGGGAGGTCACTGGTGTCTGCGAGCGAAGTGCTCGGGAGTCAGGACGTGGAGACGCCGGAGCGCCTGTTGCTGGCGCGGCTGCGGCGTGGCGAGCCGGAGGCCTTCGAGGCCCTGGTGCGCGAGAACCAGGACCGGCTCTACGACTTCTGCGTGCGGATGCTCGCGGACCCGGAAGAGGCGTATGACGTGGTGCAGGAGGTCTTCGTGAGCGCCCACCAGCACCTGGCGCGCTTCCGGGAGGACTCCAAGCTGTCCACGTGGTTGTTCCGTATCGGAAAGAACCACTGTCTCAACCGGCTGAAGTACCTCAAGCGCCGGGGCCGGGGCCGCTCGGACGAGTACGGCGAGCAGAGCGAGGGCGCGCTGGCACGGGCGCTGGGCTCGCCCCCGGGGCCCGACGAGGCCCTGGAGGCCGCGCGCGAGCAGGCCCGGGTGCAGTGGGCCATCTCCCAGCTCGAGCCGGACGCGCGCATGCTGGTGGCGCTCCGGGACATCGAGGGCCTGTCGTACGAGGAAATCGTCGACATTACCGAGCTAGCGTTGGGAACCGTGAAAAGCCGGCTCCACCGGGCCCGGGAGAAGTTGGCGGATGTACTGGGGCGGCTTGAGGAATGAACGGTTTTCAGCGGAGACTTCGGGATATGCCAGCGCAGCTCAGCCATCGTGAAACCCGGGCCCTGTTCATCGCCTTCGCCGATGAGGAGCTTCCCGCCGACACGGCGCGTGAAGTGCGCTCCCACCTGGACACCTGTGGCGAGTGCCAGCAGGGGTGGCAGGCCTATTCGAGCACCGTGCTCCGGGTGCGTCAGGTGCCGCGGCACAAGGCGCCGCCGGCGCTGGCCTCGCAGGTGCTGGCGCGGGTGAAGCGCCAGCGCCGCTCTGGCCTGCGCGGGTTGCAACTGGCGCACGCGCACTACCGGCTGCCGGTGGAGGTGCTCATCCCCGTGCTGCTCGCGGCCGCGGTGGCGGCCTACCTGCTCGTGTCTTCTTCCTGAAAGAAGGGGCGGCTGCGTCCATTGATTGCGTCCCGGGGTGCGCTTGGCTAGCGTGCCGCGCCCTCACGGGATGCCCATGTCCGACACGCCAGAGAACAAGACCGCCGAAGTAGACCTTGGGTCCAAGGAGCAGGAAATCTACGCGCAGCGCCTCGACAAGGCGCGCAAGTGGAAGGACTCCGGCTTCAACCCCTACGGCAATGGGTACCGGCCCCAGCACCTGGCCGCCGACATCCTCGCCCGTCACGACAAGCAGTCCACCGAGGAGCTCGAGCAGGCCGGGCCGGTCGCCTACGACGTGGCGGGCCGCATCGTGGCCGTGCGCAGCTTCGGCAAGGCCGCCTTCGTGAAGCTGCGGGACCGCTCCGGGGAGATCCAGGCCCACCTGAAGAAGGACGCGCTCGGGGACGCCTACGAGCTGTTCAAGCTGTGCGACCTGGGCGACTTCGTGGCGGTGCAGGGCACGCTCTTCCGCTCGAAGACGGGCGAGCTGACCCTGTCGGCGACGAAGTTCCTGCCGCTCACCAAGTCCCTGCGCCCCCTGCCCGAGAAGTGGCATGGCCTGTCGGACGTGGAGACGCGCTACCGCCAGCGCTACCTGGACCTCGTGTCCAACCCCGAGGTCAAGCAGACCTTCCTCAAGCGCAACAAGCTCATCCGCTACATCCGCGAGTTCCTCGACGGGCGCGACTTCATCGAGGTGGAGACGCCGATGATGCACCCGCTGGTGTCCGGCGCGGCGGCGCGTCCGTTCACCACGCACCACAACGCGCTCGACATCGACCTGTACATGCGCATCGCGCCGGAGCTCTACCTCAAGCGTCTGGTGGTGGGCGGCATCGAGCGCGTGTACGAAATCAACCGCAACTTCCGCAACGAGGGCATCAGCACCCGGCACAACCCCGAGTTCACGATGCTGGAGTTCTACCAGGCCTACGCCACGTTCGAGGACCTGATGGACCTCACCGAGGAGATGCTCTCGGGGGCGGCCAAGGCGGTGACGGGGGACACGAAGGTCACCTACCAGGGCCACGTGCTGGACTTCGGCAAGGGCTGGAAGCGCATCCCCATGACGGAGGCGATCCGCGAGGCGGTGCCCTCCTTGAGCGACAAGGACATGGCGGATCCGGACCGGCTGCGGCACGAGCTGCTGTCCAAGGCCCAGGGCGAGGCGGATCGCCGCGCCATCCAGACCATGCACCACGGGGAGCTGGTGGGCGCGCTCTTCGAGCACCACGTGGAGACCACCCTGGTGCACCCCACCTTCATCACCCAGTACCCCACGGCGGTCAGCCCCCTGGCACGCCGCAATGATCAGAACCCGGACTTCACCGATCGCTTCGAGCTGTTCGTCGCGGGCCGGGAGATCGGCAACGCCTTCTCCGAGCTCAACGATCCCATCGACCAGAAGGAACGCTTCCTCTCCCAACTGGAGGCCAAGCAGCGCGGTCAGCAGGAGACGATGGACTACGACGAGGACTACATCCGCGCACTCGAGCACGGCATGCCGCCCACGGCGGGCGAGGGCATCGGGATTGATCGCGTCGCCATGTTGTTCACCGACGCGCCGTCGATCCGCGACGTCATTCTCTTCCCCCTCCTCAAGCCGCTTGCGAAGTAGGCAGGAATCCCCGTGAACGCCGAACGGCAGACCGTCTACCGCTGGAGCCTCATCTGGAGTGGCGTCCTCGTGGCGCTCGTGGGCGTCGTGCTGCTCGGCGTGGCCATTGGCCGCGTGGATGCGTGGGCGCGGGTCGCCTCGGTGCTGGGACTGTCCGCCCTGGGCTGGGGTGGGCTCGTGCAGACGATCAACGCGGTCGGCCTGGTGGCGGTGCAGTCCGCCGTGCCGTCCTCGGTGGGCCTCGTGGGCACCGAGTACCTCGTCATCGGGTCCGCCGCGTGGATCGTGGGCTGGGTCCTCATCGCCAGTGGCATCCGCCGGGCTCCGGAGTCCACCGAGGGGCCCAGTCCGGCCGCGGGCGCGGTGCTCTATCCCCGGCTCGCGCAGTACCGGGACTTCTACTGGAGCACGCTGGGCGCCTACGGCGGCGGCATGCTGCTGGCGGAGCTGGTGCTCATCCTCTTGCAGACGTTCCTGTCGAGCGGAGGAGGCGCGAGCGGAGGAGGGCAGGGGGGTCTGGCGCCGCCGATCGCCTTCGCGGTGTCGCTCATCGTCGCCTCGCTCGTCGCCTTCGCGTGCGGCTTCGTGGGGGCCGCGCGGGCGCGGCGGCTGGCCATGCCCGAGGCCACCATCGGGGTCATCTACCTCGGCCTGCCCGTGCCCATCGGCCTGACGCTGATGGAGCAGTTGCCGGACCTCCAGGTGACCCTGGGCTACCGGCTGCGCGAAGTGACGTACGTGGCGGACATGCTCGGCCGCCCGGTGGTGGGCTACTGGCTGGTGTTCTCGCTGCTGGTGCTCATGCTGGTGCTGGGCATCAACACGGGCTTCATCGCCGCGGGCAGTGGGCGCATGGACCTGCGGCTGGGCTTCGAGCTGTTCGTCGCCCGGCGCCACGTGGGGGTCTTCCGCCCCACGCTCGTGTTCGGCACGCTGGCGGTGCTCCTGTTCGGCATCGTTCCGCCGCTCATCATCTACGGCATCATCCGCGCCGTGGAGGCGGCCGTGGAGCGCACGCGCATCCGCGAACTGGGCCTGAAGGATCCGCTCGCCGCCGCCTCCGCGCTCAACCGCCTGAAGCTGCGCGAGCAGTCGCCCACCATGATGATGACGGCGCTCTCGGTGGGCGGCGTGGGCGTGGGCGTGATGGCGCTCATCATCGTCCTGTCGGTGATGAGCGGCTTCGAGGAGGACCTGCAGAACAAGATCCTCGGGGCGCACTCACACGTGGTGGTGTCGAAGTACGCGGGCCACCTGTCCGAGTACAAGCGGCTGATGGAGCAGATCGCCAAGGTGCCCGGCGTGGCGGGCCAGACGCCCTCCATCGACAACCCGGTGATGGTGCTCGCCGAGGACGAGGTGCAGGGCATCGTCCTCAAGGGGATTGATCCGGAGACGGTGGGCTCGGTGCTGGATCTGCGCCGGAACATGCTGCCCGGGGGCGAGCTGGACAACCTGGAGACCCCCGAGAAGATCGTCCCCCGGCGCTCGCTGGGCCTGGGCTCGAAGCCCTCCGCCCAGGACGAGGAGGACGAGGAGATCGATCCCATCATCGGGAAGACGACCCGGAGCAGCGAGCAGAAGGTGCTGCCGGGCATCATCCTCGGCCGGGAGCTGGCCACCATCCTGCGCGTGGTGGTGGGAGACCGGGTGAACGTCATCTCGCCCCAGGGCGCGGAGCTGGGCCCCGCGGGACTCATCCCCAAGAGCCGCGCCTTCCGCGTGGCGGGCATCTTCTACTCGGGCATGTACGAGTACGACGCCAAGTTCGCCTACATCCTCCTGGCCGAGGCCCAGAAGCTCTTCAACACCACGGGGCCCACGGGCATCGAGCTGAAGGTGATGGACGTGGACGACGCGCGGCGCATCGCCACGCAGGTGTCGCGCGAGCTGGGCGGCTACCCCTACCGCGCCCGGGACTGGGGGGAGATCCACCGCAACATCTTCTCCGCGCTCCGGTTGGAGAAGCTGGTGATGGGCATCATCCTGTCCATCATCATCATCGTGGCCGCGGGCCTCATCGTGGCCACGGTCATCATGCTCGTGCTGGAGAAGCGCAAGGAGATCTCCGTGCTCAAGGCCCTGGGCGTCTCCGACGGCGGCATCGTGAAGATCTTCCTCGCCGAGGGTCTCCAGATTGGCGTGGCCGGAGGCCTGCTGGGGCTCTTCTCGGGGCTCGCGTGGTGCTACTTCATCCTGAAGGTGGGCATCAAACTGGACCCGTCCGTCTATTACATCCCCAACCTGCCGGTGAAGATCGAGCCGGTGCAGACGGCGCTCGCGGTGGTCATCGCGGTGCTGGTCACCTACCTGGCGTCCATCTATCCCGCGCTCAAGGCGAGCAGCGTGGAGCCGGTGGAAGGCCTCAAGGCGGAGTGAGGACGATGGCACTGCTCTCCATCCGCGACGTCTTCAAGAGCTACTTCCTGCACGGCAAGCGCATCGACGTGCTGCGCGGGGTCTCCCTGGACATCGACAAGGGGGAGATGGTGAGCCTCATCGGTGCGTCCGGGGCGGGCAAGAGCACGTTCCTGCACGTGCTGGGCACGCTGGACATGCCCGCCGCGGGCGAGCTGCTCTTCGAGGGCAGGAGCGTCTTCGCCATGAACGACGCGGAGATCGCCGACTTCCGCAACCGCACCATCGGCTTCGTCTTCCAGAGCCACTACCTGCTGCCCGAGTTCACCGCGTTGGAGAACGTGGCCATGCCGGCGCTCATCCAGCGCCGGGAGCGGGCGCCCACCTATGCCTACGCGCGGGAGTTGCTCGAGCGGGTGGGCCTGGGCTCCCGGGTGGATCATCGGCCCGGGGAGCTGTCCGGAGGTGAGGCGCAGCGCGTGGCCCTGGCGCGCGCCCTGGTGCTCAAGCCGGCGGTGCTGCTCGCCGACGAGCCCACGGGCAACCTGGATCCCGCCACGGGCGAGGGCATCCACCAGCTCCTGCGCGAGGTGAACCGGGAGCTGGGCATCACCGCCGTGGTGGTGACCCACAACGAGACCCTGGCGCGCTCCATGCCCCGGCGTCTGCGGCTGATGGCCGGCCAGGTAACCGAGGCATGAGGCCTTGCGGAAACCCCCCTCCGGCTCTTTCTCGTTGAGACCCGCTGATTTCCTCCCATAGATTGCCCCGCCCTTTACCGGCCGATCGCTCTTGAGGCTCCCCGTTCTTCCGCTCAGGTTCCTTGTTCCTCTCCTCGTCGCCGCATGGACGGTGATGCCCGGTCGCGTGCTCGCGCAGACGAACACGGATGCGCCTCCCGCGACCTCCGCCCCCCGAAGCGCCGATGCGCCGCTCGATCCCGATCGGCAGGTGCGCGAGGACGAGGTCACCGACATCCGCGTCGAGGGCAACCGCCGCGTCGAGGCCGAGGCCATCCGCCGTACCCTGCGCACCCAGGTGGGCACGGATCTCGACACGTCCCGCAGCGCCGAGGATCTCCGGGCCGTCTGGGCGCTCGGCTACTTCAGTGACGTGCAGTTGCTCGTGCAGCGCCTGCCCGCCGGCGGCGTCATCTACGTGGTGCGCGTGCAGGAGCGCCCGTCCATCCGCTCGGTGAAGCTCGCCGGCAACGAGGAGATCAGCCAGGACGACCTCAAGGAGTCCATCGAGGTCAAGCCCCTCACCATCCTGGACATGGACACGGTGCGCAGCACCCAGAAGAAGATCCAGGAGAAGTACATCGAGAAGGGCTACTTCCTGGCCGAGGTGTCCCACAAGATCGAGCCCGTGGCGGGTGGCCAGGTCGACGTGGTCTTCACCGTCGACGAGAACTCGAAGGTGCTGGTGAAGGACATCGTCATCCTGGGCGCGGAGAAGATCCCCGTCTCCCGGCTCAAGGACGTGATGCTCACCAAGCAGGGCGGCTACCTGTCGTTCCTCACGAGCGAGGGCACCTACCGCGAGGAGGTCTTCCAGCGCGACCTGCAGGTCATCCAGGCCACCTACTACGACGAGGGCTTCATCAACGTCCGGGTGGACAAGCCCAACGTGTCGCTGTCGGCCGACAAGCGCGACATCTACATCACCCTCCGGGTGACCGAGGGCGAGCGCTACGACATCGGGAAGATCGACTTCTCCGGCGACCTGGTGGTGCCCAAGGAGGAGCTGGCGCGCCTGATGAGCACCAACTCCGGCGAGCACTTCAGCCGCTCGAAGCTCGGCACGGACATCCAGGCCATCACGGACGTCTACTACGACCGGGGCTACGCCTACGCCAACATCAACCCCGTCACCAACATCAACGCCGACCAGCGCACGGTGGACCTGACCTTCGACGTGCAGCAGGGTCCCCAGGTCACCATCGAGCGCATCGAGGTGATGGGCAACACCAAGACGCGCGACAAGGTCATCCGCCGCGAGCTGCGCGTCTACGAGGGCGAGCTGTACAGCGGCACCGGCGTGCGCCGCAGCAAGGAGCGCGTGACGGCGCTCGGCTTCTTCGAGACGGTGGAGGTCAACCAGAAGCCCGGCTCGCGCAGGGACTCCATCGTCCTGACGGTGGAGGTGAAGGAGAAGGCGACCGGCACCTTCCAGGTGGGTCTGGGCTTCTCCAACGTGGAGGACTTCATCTTCACGGCCCAGGTGTCGCAGAACAACTTCCTCGGCTGGGGCCAGAGCGTGTCCGCCTCGGCGCAGATCTCCAGCCTGCGCTCGCTCGTGCAGCTGTCGTTCTTCGACCCGTACTTCCTGGACACCAACTACATCTTCTCCGCGGACTTCTTCCGGGTGGAGTCCAACTACGTCGACTTCGACCGCCGCTCCACGGGTGGCAACATCGGCCTGGGCTACCAGGTGCTCGAGGACCTGCTCGTCAACGTGGGCTACTCGCAGGAGCACGTGAGTGTCTCCGCCCTGTCGAGCATCGGCGGCGTGCTGCTGGCCAACCGCTTCCTCAGTGGCGTGACGAGCTCGGCGCGCCTGTCCGTCACCTACGACAAGCGCAACAACCGCCTCTTCCCCTCCCAGGGCTTCATCCACTACGGCTCGGTGGAGTACGCGCCGAGCTTCCTCGGCGGCTCGTTCCTCTTCGCGCGCTACAGCGCCTACTCGCGCCTGTACTTCCCGCTGCCCCTGGGCGCCGTTTTCAAGACCAACGCCACCGTGGGCTACATCCAGTCGCTGGACAACCAGCGGCCCCTGCCCATCTCCGAGCTCTACTACCTGGGCGGTATCAACTCGATGCGCGGCTACGCGCTGCGCACCATCAGCCCCTCGCTGCTCGCGCCCAACTCCGCCTCGCCCGACGCCACCATCCAGTCCATCAACGTGGGTGGCAACAAGCAGTTCATCCTCAACGTGGAACTGGAGTTCCCCATCTTCGAGAAGGCCGGCATCCGGGGCGTGGTCTTCTACGACGCGGGCAACGCCTACGCCTCCAACGAGCGGTTCTTCGAGGATAAGCAGGACAAGCTGCCCCTGGGCCTCTTCCACTCGGTGGGATTCGGCTTCCGGTGGTTCTCGCCGGTTGGTCCCTTGCGCTTCGAGTGGGGAATCCCGCTCACCAAGCGTCCGGATGATCAGCCCATCCTCTTCGAGTTTACGATCGGCAATTTCTTCTGATAGGTCGTCCGTCCGCCCTGTTCCCGGTCTTCCGGGACCGTTGAACAGGGGAACCGGGGGGACGTCGAACCTTCCAAACTTCCCCCGAGGAGCTGTCGCACATGTCGCTTCGAAGCAAACTGTCCGTCCTGGCCATTGCCGTGTCGCTCGCGGTCCCCACGCTGGCCGCCGCCGAAACCAAGATGGGCTATGTGGATTACCAGCGCGTCATGCTCGAGGTGGATGACGGCAAGGC
Above is a window of Cystobacter fuscus DNA encoding:
- the bamA gene encoding outer membrane protein assembly factor BamA, giving the protein MPGRVLAQTNTDAPPATSAPRSADAPLDPDRQVREDEVTDIRVEGNRRVEAEAIRRTLRTQVGTDLDTSRSAEDLRAVWALGYFSDVQLLVQRLPAGGVIYVVRVQERPSIRSVKLAGNEEISQDDLKESIEVKPLTILDMDTVRSTQKKIQEKYIEKGYFLAEVSHKIEPVAGGQVDVVFTVDENSKVLVKDIVILGAEKIPVSRLKDVMLTKQGGYLSFLTSEGTYREEVFQRDLQVIQATYYDEGFINVRVDKPNVSLSADKRDIYITLRVTEGERYDIGKIDFSGDLVVPKEELARLMSTNSGEHFSRSKLGTDIQAITDVYYDRGYAYANINPVTNINADQRTVDLTFDVQQGPQVTIERIEVMGNTKTRDKVIRRELRVYEGELYSGTGVRRSKERVTALGFFETVEVNQKPGSRRDSIVLTVEVKEKATGTFQVGLGFSNVEDFIFTAQVSQNNFLGWGQSVSASAQISSLRSLVQLSFFDPYFLDTNYIFSADFFRVESNYVDFDRRSTGGNIGLGYQVLEDLLVNVGYSQEHVSVSALSSIGGVLLANRFLSGVTSSARLSVTYDKRNNRLFPSQGFIHYGSVEYAPSFLGGSFLFARYSAYSRLYFPLPLGAVFKTNATVGYIQSLDNQRPLPISELYYLGGINSMRGYALRTISPSLLAPNSASPDATIQSINVGGNKQFILNVELEFPIFEKAGIRGVVFYDAGNAYASNERFFEDKQDKLPLGLFHSVGFGFRWFSPVGPLRFEWGIPLTKRPDDQPILFEFTIGNFF